In Bacteroidota bacterium, a single genomic region encodes these proteins:
- the gatD gene encoding Glu-tRNA(Gln) amidotransferase subunit GatD, whose protein sequence is MNSNELYKGYRGEALDTLKNFDAPIWSDVEIATDTGTFKGIILPRSETADPHHVVLKLRVGYNIGIAAKRIRSITISGRKEAHYKIPEKAFPYDPKKPNVKLLGTGGTIASRLDYRTGAVIPAFSPGELYGSVPELADICNLETEKLYGVFSENMGPEQWKGTAEAIAREIRKGAHGIVIGHGTDTMHHTAAILSFMVQNSPVPIVMVGSQRSSDRPSSDAALNLMHSVKTAAESDIAEVMVCMFGPTSDEYGLLHRGTRVRKMHSSYRSTFRTIGDIPIAMVGREFIKPLRTDYKRRRSDTDVILNAAFEEMVAIVYYYPNMRPDILDSLIENNYKGIIIAGTGLGHVNKPLYPALKRAQEKNIAVYMTVQTLWGYVQMYVYDTGRDMMDLGVVPTANMLPEVAYMKLGWALGQTNDLEKVKEIMLTPVAGEITEREPSNGYLIFQGGVPEVEEFISKYRK, encoded by the coding sequence ATGAACTCAAACGAACTGTACAAAGGGTACCGCGGCGAAGCCCTCGACACGCTCAAGAACTTTGATGCGCCCATCTGGAGTGATGTTGAGATAGCAACCGACACGGGCACATTCAAGGGCATCATTCTTCCCCGTTCGGAAACTGCAGATCCTCATCATGTTGTTCTCAAACTTCGTGTAGGGTACAACATTGGTATTGCGGCAAAGCGGATTCGTTCCATCACCATCTCCGGAAGAAAGGAAGCCCATTACAAGATTCCGGAGAAAGCGTTTCCGTACGATCCGAAGAAGCCCAACGTCAAGTTGTTGGGAACGGGAGGAACGATTGCCAGCAGGCTCGATTACAGAACCGGCGCCGTGATTCCCGCATTCTCTCCGGGTGAGTTGTACGGCTCGGTTCCCGAACTTGCCGACATCTGCAATCTTGAAACCGAGAAGCTGTACGGCGTCTTCAGTGAGAACATGGGCCCCGAACAATGGAAAGGAACCGCCGAAGCCATTGCGCGGGAAATCAGGAAAGGCGCGCACGGCATTGTGATCGGGCATGGGACGGACACGATGCACCACACGGCGGCGATACTTTCGTTCATGGTTCAGAATTCCCCGGTACCGATTGTGATGGTCGGCTCGCAGCGTTCAAGTGACCGGCCTTCCTCGGACGCAGCGCTGAACCTGATGCACAGCGTGAAGACTGCGGCAGAAAGCGACATCGCCGAGGTGATGGTCTGCATGTTCGGCCCGACATCGGATGAATACGGCCTGCTGCATCGCGGCACGCGTGTCCGCAAGATGCATTCGAGCTATCGTTCGACGTTCCGCACAATCGGGGACATCCCGATTGCGATGGTGGGCAGGGAGTTCATCAAACCGCTTCGCACGGATTACAAGCGTCGCCGTTCGGATACGGACGTGATTTTGAATGCTGCGTTTGAAGAGATGGTCGCCATTGTGTACTACTATCCCAACATGCGCCCTGACATTCTCGACTCGCTGATCGAAAACAACTATAAGGGAATCATCATTGCGGGTACAGGACTCGGCCATGTCAACAAACCGCTGTATCCCGCACTAAAGCGGGCGCAGGAGAAGAACATCGCCGTGTACATGACGGTGCAGACGTTGTGGGGCTATGTGCAGATGTATGTGTACGACACGGGTCGTGACATGATGGATCTGGGCGTCGTTCCAACTGCCAACATGCTTCCGGAAGTCGCTTACATGAAATTAGGATGGGCGTTGGGACAGACGAATGATTTGGAGAAGGTGAAAGAGATCATGCTCACCCCGGTCGCCGGTGAAATCACCGAACGCGAGCCGAGCAACGGCTACCTGATTTTCCAGGGCGGCGTGCCCGAAGTGGAGGAGTTCATTTCCAAATACAGGAAATGA
- a CDS encoding response regulator, giving the protein MKILLADDNDDFLLVMQDLIEGQGHTPLIARDGKQAREFLEEESVDVIISDIFMPTLDGIRFHSYVRELMGDRKVPFIFMSGYDDPYTQEAIEDSSIDFFISKMTPISKVIEVLDQIESSLTE; this is encoded by the coding sequence ATGAAAATTCTGCTTGCTGATGACAATGATGATTTCTTGCTCGTGATGCAGGATTTAATAGAAGGGCAGGGCCATACCCCGTTGATTGCACGGGACGGAAAACAAGCGCGTGAGTTTCTTGAAGAAGAGTCGGTTGATGTCATCATCTCCGATATTTTTATGCCGACATTGGATGGAATACGGTTTCACAGCTACGTTCGGGAGTTGATGGGGGATAGAAAAGTACCCTTCATTTTCATGTCCGGGTACGACGATCCCTATACGCAGGAAGCAATTGAGGATTCCTCAATTGATTTCTTTATCAGCAAGATGACCCCGATAAGTAAGGTCATTGAAGTTCTCGATCAGATCGAATCATCACTAACGGAATAG
- a CDS encoding molybdopterin molybdotransferase MoeA: protein MIDFGEALKLVSDNCRRLPLVRIPVPKSLGYTLAESIRANTPLPRFDASAVDGFAVRSSDLANASRRNEACLQLTDTLAAGDTRIVNLKKGTTIRILTGAQIPAGADTVIMQEHVRVENDLVYFSTRADTGGNIRFAGDEFKKGEVVLESGTLITPPVVALLATLGRKHVRVRRKPRVALIVTGNELQPPGTRLRRGNIHDSNTPGLLAAMRAMGIDSVRTFRTRDNPQQIEQAFKQGVADADIVVSSGGVSVGSSDFVKEVLADLHVRSIFWRIAIKPGKPIFFGKKKSTLIFGLPGNPVAALLGFQLLIKPALLQMMGMNDAGMFVLSARLSHDLKKKRGRMEFVRGTLSHDSKGTLHVAPTRGQDSHMVGGLANADCLIHFPKECKQLSAGDAVKISLLKWGVQ, encoded by the coding sequence ATGATCGATTTCGGGGAAGCGCTGAAACTCGTTTCCGACAATTGCCGGAGGCTTCCTCTCGTGCGAATCCCCGTACCGAAATCGTTGGGATATACATTGGCGGAATCGATTCGAGCAAATACGCCGTTGCCACGCTTTGACGCCTCGGCAGTTGACGGCTTTGCGGTACGCTCGTCCGATCTTGCCAACGCATCCCGTAGAAATGAAGCCTGCCTTCAACTCACCGATACACTTGCAGCAGGCGACACTCGCATCGTGAACCTGAAAAAGGGAACGACCATCAGAATTCTCACCGGCGCGCAGATCCCCGCCGGAGCCGATACAGTTATCATGCAGGAACACGTAAGGGTGGAGAATGACCTGGTCTACTTTTCGACACGGGCAGACACCGGTGGCAACATCAGGTTTGCCGGAGACGAGTTCAAGAAAGGTGAAGTTGTCCTTGAAAGCGGTACACTTATCACTCCGCCGGTTGTAGCCCTGCTTGCAACGCTCGGCAGAAAGCACGTTCGTGTGCGCAGGAAGCCTCGCGTTGCGTTAATCGTCACGGGTAACGAACTGCAGCCTCCCGGAACCCGGTTGCGGCGCGGCAACATCCACGACTCTAATACCCCCGGACTTCTTGCAGCTATGCGCGCAATGGGCATTGACTCCGTCCGGACATTCCGCACGCGTGACAACCCACAGCAGATCGAGCAAGCGTTCAAACAGGGGGTAGCCGATGCAGACATCGTTGTCTCGTCGGGCGGCGTTTCCGTCGGGTCAAGCGATTTCGTGAAAGAAGTGTTGGCAGATCTTCATGTGAGAAGCATTTTCTGGAGAATTGCAATCAAGCCGGGCAAGCCAATTTTTTTTGGAAAAAAGAAAAGCACGCTGATATTCGGGCTGCCGGGAAATCCGGTTGCGGCGCTGCTTGGATTCCAACTCCTCATCAAGCCGGCTCTTTTACAGATGATGGGAATGAATGATGCCGGCATGTTCGTTCTATCGGCACGTCTCTCTCATGACTTGAAGAAAAAGCGAGGACGAATGGAATTTGTGAGGGGAACGCTCTCTCATGATTCCAAAGGAACCTTGCATGTGGCACCGACTCGGGGACAGGATTCACATATGGTTGGCGGACTTGCAAACGCTGACTGTCTGATTCACTTTCCGAAAGAATGTAAGCAACTTTCGGCAGGCGATGCCGTCAAGATTTCATTGTTGAAATGGGGGGTTCAGTGA
- the moaCB gene encoding bifunctional molybdenum cofactor biosynthesis protein MoaC/MoaB: MRDISRKTTTLRTAVASARLHLSPRTIDLIHQNRIPKGNPLEVAKVAAIQAAKNTSGIIPYCHPLPIDFAGVEYAFGENWIDVSATVKAIYKTGVEMEALTAASVAALTMYDMLKMLDEEMSIGEIRLLKKTGGKSEYRLPASKTFRAAVLVMSDSIADGKGADRSGNVIVERLKTEGFEIADYSVIPDEKATIVEKLKHYADNLKADLVVTTGGTGLSPRDITPEATREVIDREAPGVAEAIRMYGQARFPLAMLSRACSGLRGKTLIVTLPGSPGAVTDGLDALFPAILHAFAMIEGKGH, translated from the coding sequence ATGCGCGATATTTCCCGAAAGACAACAACGCTCAGAACTGCGGTCGCTTCGGCACGGCTGCATCTCAGCCCCCGAACAATCGATCTCATCCACCAGAATAGAATCCCGAAAGGAAACCCGCTTGAAGTGGCAAAAGTGGCCGCAATACAAGCGGCTAAGAATACCAGCGGGATCATCCCGTATTGCCACCCCCTTCCCATCGACTTTGCGGGCGTTGAATACGCCTTCGGCGAAAACTGGATTGACGTCTCGGCAACGGTGAAGGCTATCTATAAAACCGGTGTTGAGATGGAGGCGCTTACGGCAGCATCAGTTGCCGCCCTGACAATGTATGATATGTTGAAGATGCTTGATGAGGAAATGTCGATTGGCGAGATTCGCCTTCTCAAGAAGACCGGGGGCAAATCGGAGTACCGTCTTCCTGCATCAAAGACATTTCGTGCCGCGGTTCTGGTTATGTCGGATTCGATTGCAGATGGGAAAGGCGCTGACCGTTCCGGAAATGTGATAGTTGAACGATTGAAAACGGAGGGATTCGAGATTGCGGATTATTCAGTGATTCCCGACGAAAAGGCAACGATTGTTGAAAAGCTGAAACACTACGCCGACAATTTGAAAGCCGATCTTGTTGTAACAACCGGCGGAACAGGGCTCAGTCCCCGTGATATCACACCGGAGGCAACCCGGGAAGTGATTGACCGTGAAGCCCCTGGAGTTGCAGAAGCAATACGAATGTACGGACAAGCACGTTTCCCTCTCGCAATGCTTTCCCGTGCCTGCTCGGGTTTACGCGGGAAAACGTTGATCGTCACTCTGCCCGGATCACCCGGCGCCGTCACGGACGGCCTCGATGCACTGTTTCCTGCCATCCTTCATGCTTTCGCAATGATCGAAGGAAAGGGGCACTGA
- the gatE gene encoding Glu-tRNA(Gln) amidotransferase subunit GatE, translating into MYDFLFKPFHDMTASDYAAVGFTSGLEIHQQLLTSKKLFCRCPAGRYSDHYDAEILRHMRPTLSELGEYDGTALMEFKTKKNIIYRINRDTVCTYEMDDTPPFQINEEALDIALGIGMMYGCELVDELHIARKQYLDGSIPTGFQRTAIFSLNGIIPFKGREVRVVQMSIEEDSCREVSDIGHQRVYLTDRLGMPLIETVTGPDMKTPYEVAEVAELCRWMARSTGMVRTGIGAARQDVNVSVTGGTRVEIKGVPRIPHIPLLTYNEAMRQWNLLRLRDELHRRGITADAFQASTESVTKLLKKTRYLPLENALASGMIVNCVVLRGFRDLLRWQTQTDTFFSKEISDRVRVIACLTTLPNILHSDSPSESLATAEWQSIKKAVGATEDDTLVLVWGSEQDAATGAQEITIRAKEATIGIPSETRQALRDGTNGFERILPGADRMYPDTDLPPKRITDERRERIRAALPLDFWKREDRYRRLGVPEDLVQSLSVSRFAGLFDTLTGEWNILPKLAATLLIQFQKRLKREGLDNRIVDELMIKRIVKAYKEGRVARDGLYDIMKQAVRNGSFEESLLPVPCPIDELAKVVEETVAGLGGITIHHAEKRDEIVMGLVMNRLRGRVEGSTVREYVQREAR; encoded by the coding sequence ATGTACGATTTCCTTTTCAAGCCATTTCATGACATGACGGCGTCCGATTATGCCGCCGTCGGATTCACGTCCGGTCTCGAAATCCATCAACAACTTCTGACATCAAAGAAATTGTTTTGTCGCTGTCCCGCCGGCCGCTACAGCGATCATTACGACGCCGAAATTCTCCGCCACATGCGCCCGACATTGTCGGAGTTGGGCGAGTACGACGGGACGGCGTTGATGGAATTCAAAACGAAAAAGAACATCATCTACCGGATCAATCGTGATACCGTTTGCACGTACGAGATGGACGACACGCCGCCGTTTCAAATCAACGAAGAGGCACTGGATATTGCTCTCGGCATCGGCATGATGTACGGATGCGAGCTGGTAGATGAACTTCATATTGCCCGCAAGCAATATCTTGACGGCAGCATCCCGACGGGTTTCCAGCGCACGGCGATCTTTTCCCTCAACGGCATAATTCCTTTCAAGGGTCGTGAGGTGCGTGTTGTGCAAATGTCGATTGAAGAAGATTCTTGTCGTGAGGTGAGCGATATCGGCCATCAACGCGTGTATCTGACCGACCGGCTCGGTATGCCGTTGATTGAAACAGTAACGGGGCCGGACATGAAAACGCCGTACGAGGTGGCCGAGGTGGCCGAGTTGTGCCGCTGGATGGCGCGCAGTACCGGGATGGTTCGGACAGGCATTGGCGCGGCGCGGCAGGATGTGAATGTGAGTGTCACGGGCGGAACGCGGGTGGAAATCAAAGGTGTTCCGCGCATTCCTCATATTCCCCTCCTCACATACAATGAAGCGATGCGGCAGTGGAATTTGCTTCGCTTACGTGACGAACTTCACCGTCGCGGCATCACGGCGGATGCATTCCAGGCTTCGACCGAATCCGTCACAAAATTGCTGAAGAAAACACGATACCTGCCGTTGGAGAATGCCCTCGCCAGCGGCATGATTGTGAACTGCGTGGTGCTTCGCGGCTTCAGGGATTTGCTTCGCTGGCAAACACAAACCGATACATTCTTCTCAAAAGAAATCTCGGACAGAGTCCGGGTGATAGCATGTCTTACAACTCTCCCCAACATTCTCCACTCCGACAGTCCGAGCGAGTCGCTTGCAACGGCGGAATGGCAATCGATCAAGAAAGCTGTTGGCGCAACGGAAGATGATACGCTTGTCCTTGTTTGGGGAAGCGAACAGGATGCCGCAACGGGTGCACAGGAAATCACTATTCGTGCAAAGGAGGCAACGATCGGCATTCCTTCGGAAACACGACAGGCGCTCCGTGACGGAACGAATGGATTTGAACGAATTCTTCCCGGCGCCGACCGGATGTATCCCGATACCGATCTCCCGCCGAAGCGAATAACAGATGAGCGGCGCGAACGAATTCGTGCCGCGCTTCCTCTCGATTTCTGGAAGAGGGAGGATCGCTATAGGAGACTCGGTGTTCCCGAGGATCTTGTGCAATCGCTTTCAGTTTCACGCTTTGCGGGATTGTTTGACACGTTGACGGGCGAGTGGAACATCCTCCCCAAGCTTGCAGCGACTCTGCTTATTCAATTTCAGAAGAGACTGAAGAGAGAGGGTCTTGATAATAGGATCGTTGATGAACTGATGATCAAACGGATCGTGAAAGCATACAAAGAGGGGAGAGTTGCGAGAGATGGACTTTATGACATTATGAAACAGGCTGTGCGCAACGGATCGTTTGAGGAATCACTCCTCCCTGTGCCTTGTCCGATTGATGAACTTGCGAAGGTTGTTGAAGAAACAGTCGCGGGACTTGGTGGCATCACAATTCATCATGCAGAAAAAAGGGACGAGATTGTCATGGGATTAGTTATGAACAGATTGCGGGGAAGAGTTGAAGGCTCAACTGTTCGTGAATACGTGCAGCGGGAGGCACGCTGA
- a CDS encoding potassium/proton antiporter, whose amino-acid sequence MISFEYILLVSSGLILISLAIAKISDNFGVPTLLLFLVVGMLAGSEGLGGIEFSDVGLARSIGTIALVLILFAGGLDTKWSSVRPVLREAGILATVGVLTTALLVGVFVSYTFGFSLLEGLLFGAVVSSTDAAAVFSLLRSRNVSLRGNLKPLLEFESGSNDPMAVFLTLGLIQVLTSQIETTVDFIVLFFYQMGFGAVLGFGLGKAMVFLLNRLKFSYQGFYPVFALAFAVFIFGITAVINGSGFLAVYAAGLVVGNSEIIQKRSLLRFFDGFAWLSQVGMFLTLGLLVFPSHVVSVVGIGLLASAVLMFVARPVSVFLSLAFTKFRWNEKALVSWVGLRGAVPIILATFPLLAGLPRAELMFNLVFFIVLTSTLLQGWSIPLLARILKVDAPLERTPNYPLEFDAPRESNTELVDLMVPYNSSAVGRTIVELGMPNDSLIVLIIRNEEFLVPSGGTVLESGDTILVLVNKQNLPQVRELLAEQRAKEEA is encoded by the coding sequence GTGATCAGTTTTGAATATATCCTTCTTGTGAGTTCGGGCCTGATACTCATCAGTCTGGCGATTGCCAAGATCTCCGACAATTTCGGCGTTCCGACATTGCTGCTCTTTCTTGTGGTGGGCATGCTTGCCGGCTCCGAAGGATTGGGCGGAATCGAGTTCAGCGATGTCGGGTTGGCACGTTCGATTGGGACGATTGCATTGGTTCTTATACTGTTTGCGGGCGGTTTGGACACGAAATGGTCGTCCGTTCGTCCTGTGCTTCGCGAGGCGGGAATTCTTGCGACGGTCGGAGTGCTTACCACGGCATTGCTGGTCGGGGTGTTTGTTTCGTATACGTTCGGATTCTCACTGCTTGAAGGTCTTCTGTTCGGCGCCGTTGTTTCCTCCACCGATGCGGCTGCAGTATTTTCCTTGCTACGGTCGCGGAACGTCAGTTTGCGCGGAAACCTGAAACCGCTGCTCGAGTTCGAATCGGGAAGCAACGACCCGATGGCGGTATTCCTGACGCTCGGGCTGATTCAGGTTCTCACATCTCAAATAGAAACCACCGTCGACTTCATTGTACTCTTCTTCTATCAAATGGGTTTTGGCGCGGTGTTGGGGTTCGGTCTTGGCAAAGCGATGGTTTTTCTGCTGAATCGCCTGAAGTTTTCCTACCAGGGCTTCTACCCCGTTTTTGCACTTGCGTTTGCAGTGTTTATTTTCGGGATTACGGCTGTCATCAACGGCAGCGGATTTCTTGCTGTGTACGCTGCGGGTCTCGTTGTCGGCAACTCTGAGATCATTCAGAAAAGGAGTCTTCTCAGATTCTTCGACGGCTTTGCATGGTTGAGCCAGGTGGGTATGTTTCTCACGCTGGGATTGCTTGTGTTTCCGTCTCACGTTGTCAGTGTGGTGGGAATTGGATTACTGGCTTCCGCTGTGCTGATGTTTGTTGCACGGCCGGTCAGCGTATTCCTCTCGCTTGCATTCACGAAATTTCGATGGAACGAAAAAGCGCTTGTTTCGTGGGTAGGGTTGCGTGGTGCTGTGCCGATTATTCTGGCAACATTTCCGCTTCTGGCGGGCCTGCCGAGGGCCGAACTCATGTTTAATCTCGTCTTCTTCATCGTTCTCACATCAACATTGTTGCAGGGATGGTCCATTCCTTTGCTTGCACGCATCCTCAAAGTGGACGCCCCGCTCGAAAGAACTCCGAACTACCCGCTTGAGTTTGATGCCCCGCGGGAGTCAAATACCGAATTGGTTGATTTGATGGTTCCGTACAATTCATCGGCTGTCGGAAGAACTATCGTGGAATTGGGAATGCCGAATGACAGCCTGATCGTGTTGATTATCCGCAATGAAGAATTCCTGGTTCCCAGCGGCGGTACTGTGCTGGAATCGGGAGATACGATTCTCGTTCTCGTCAACAAACAGAACCTTCCGCAAGTACGCGAATTGCTGGCCGAGCAACGGGCGAAAGAAGAAGCATAG